A stretch of DNA from Myxococcota bacterium:
CATTTTGAGCAAGGCTGCGCTTCGCCCGGATGGCATCCGACGGAGACATCCCGATAACTTGGAACACAAGCTTCTTGCCATCTTTTATAGAACCCACAATGCTGTCTAAATATATGTCAGGCGGGAAAGTTTCGGTATATCGCTTCAGCAGTTTAGACCACTCGATGCCCATAATTTGCACGGCTTCTGGCGCCATAACGGCCGTGGCTTTAGCCATGCGTTGCTGCTCAGCTTGCAATGTTTGTTCGTAACCAGCAATTCGGCGGTTTTGAATCACAGCAATGGCGCCAAACAGCGCCGCAAGTCCCAAAGCGATGAGAACCATGAGAAAATAATTCAGTTCAAACTTGCCAGCTTTCAGGTTCATGCCTGGCCGCGCTTCAACAAAGTTAATGTGCTTCATTGAGCTTCTCCAGCCTGGCTTTTACTTGAGCAACAATCTCATCTTTGCCTTCTTTCTTTTCACGCTTTTTCTGAATGAATTCCTCGTAAAAAAACTTGGCTCTAGCTAAATCGCCGTGGCCTTCATATAAAACGGCAATATTGAATAAAGGCTCGGTATAACTTGCATCTGCGATGATCGCTCGGTTAAAGAGGCGCTCCGCTTCAAGAAGCTGATCCTGCTTTACTTTGATCATCGCCCAGTTGTTTAAGCACACAGCGCAATTCGGGTCCTTTATGGAAACCTTTTGATAGATGTCTTCGGCTTCGGGCAGTCTGCCTAATTGCCACAAAACGTAGGCAAAATCATTCAAAAGACTGATATCGTCGGGACTTTTCGCGGTCGCCTTTTGAAAAAATGCGACGCTTTCCTCGCGCTTTCCTTCAGCGAACGCTTTTCTGGCTTGAGCAGCATCATCTGCGGCTGGTTGGGCTTTGGGCAATATCGGCTTCACCGCCATCATCACAGGTTGATTAGCCGGATAAAGTGCGCGCCAACCAAAATAGCCGGCTCCGCTGCCCAATAAAATCGCGCCTATGGCAATAAGCGCACCCTTGCCTGAAATCGAGCTAAGCGTGAAATGCTTTATTTTATCGCCTTTTCCCCAAAAAAAGCCTTCGTGTTCAGCCTTTTCCCCCATGGTTATTAGAATAACCTAAATCTGAACAAAAATGTGACAACTGGGGCTATATTCAAATGATGTATCTGGATCGAGATCTCAGTCAGCTTAGTTTCCACTCCAGAGTTTTAGAGCTTGCTGAAGATATTAATATTCCAATATTAGAACGGCTCAAATTTTTATGCATTTCAAGCAGCAATTTGGACGAATTCTTTGAGATAAGGGTTGCAAGCCTAAAACAAAAAGCCCTCGCCGGCCTCGGCAATCACGAGCTTCTGGCGCAGATTAGTCGAGAAGCCCATCAACTGGTCGAAAAGCAGTACCACATTCTTAACAACGTTTTGAGGCCTTTGCTGACGCAAGAAGGCATCCAGTTAAATCGCAGATCCGAATGGACCACTCGGCACGAGCAATGGACTTCAGAGTACTTCACCCAAGAGTTACTCCCAATCTTAAGCCCTATCGGTCTTGACCCTGCGCATCCATTTCCGAAGATTCCCAATAAGAGCCTCAATTTCATCGTAGCCCTAGAGGGCAAAGATGCATTTGGCCGCGAAATCGGCATGGCCGTTGTGCCAGCCCCAAGAGCGTTGCCCAGATTAATCCGGGTGCCGGCCGCCTATACTGAAATGGAGTACGAGTTTATTTCGTTGGCAGCCATTATCAGGGCGCACGTACACATCTTGTTTCCAGACATGCAAGTTACGCAAAGTTACCAATTTCGGGTCACTCGAAACAGCAACTTGTTTGTGGACGAAGAAGAAGTCGAAGACCTGCTCACCAGCCTTGAAGGTGAGCTGCCCTCCAGACGTTATGGAGACGCGGTGCGCCTGGAAATCGAATCCGATTGCCCCGAAAGACTGGTCGAATTCTTGCGCCATCATTTCCTGCTAACACCTGAAGATGTTTACTGCGTGAACGGTCCGGTGAATTTAAGCAGGCTCTCTATCTTAGAAGAATTAGTAGACCGGCCCGCGCTTAAATACCCGACACTAACCCCAAATCATCAAACCATTTCGTTTGCGAGTCTGCAAAAGAGCGACCTGCTCATGCTCCATCCTTTTGAATCCTTTGCAGCCATTGCGGATCTGTTAAAGCAGGCCTCGCAGGATCCAGACGTGTTGGTCATTAAGCAAACCCTTTATCGAACCGGGGCCGACTCGGTCATTGTTGATTACCTATTAGACGCTGCTCGTCTGGGTAAAGAAGTGATGGTGGTCATTGAGCTTAGAGCGAGATTCGATGAAGAGGCCAATATTTCGCTGGCAGCTCGTCTGCAACAAGCCGGCGTTCACGTGGTCTATGGCGTTGTAGGTTACAAAACACATGCAAAAATGCTGCTGATCGTCCGCAGAGAGGCCACGGGCCTTACTCGTTACGTACATTTGGGAACGGGCAACTATCACTCAAAGACGACACGCCAGTATACCGATTACAGCTTTTTAACCTGCGATGCGGCATTCGGAGACGATGTCCATCAAATCTTCATGGAACTTACCGGTCTCTCTAAAGTGGGTGAGCTGCAAAAATGCCTGGATGCACCGTTTCTCCTGCGCAAAGCATTTAAAGATAAAATCGAACGGGAGATTGCTCATAAAAATGCCGGCCGCCCAGCGCACATCAAAGCCAAAATGAACGGTTTGGCTGACCTGGAAATGATGGAGCTGCTCGAAAAAGCAGCTCAGGCCGGGGTTCAGGTAGATCTCATTGTCCGGGGCATGTGTTCGTTAAAACCAGCCGCTAACCTTAAGATCCGCTCCGTGCTAGGCCGATTTTTGGAGCACGCCCGCGTGTATTACTTCGAAAACAACGGGGATCCGGAAGTATATTTATCCAGCGCTGATCTGATGACCCGCAACTTATCTCAAAGAATTGAGGTGGCATTCCCCATTGAGAATGCAGAGCTGCAAAAGCGCGTCATTCACGAATCAATCGACCTTTATTGGCTAGATAATTCAGCAAGCTTTGATCTGCAAGAAGACGGCAGCTATAGGCGCTCAGCGGTCATAGGTGAAAAAATCTCGGCTCAAGAAAAACTCTTGTTGGAGTTGGCATCAGAGCGTAAAGAATCCTAATGGACGATTTTTTAAGCCACATTGAAGTAAGGCTTCAATCTGCTTTTGGGTCAAATACTTTACTCAGCCAAACCGGCGGGCATCTTTGCCTAGCCTCCGGCGCGAAAAGAGTGCGACCATTATTAACCGCGTATTTTGGTTCGGCGCTCAATATCCCTGCGCAAGACATCATACCCTTCGCTATTTCCAGCGAATTGATTCACTCGGCAAGCCTACTTCATGACGATGTCGTCGACGCGGGTGAAATGCGTCGGGGCAGACCCACAGTGAACGCGCAGTGGAGCAACTCAGTGGCCGTATTATCAGGCAACCATTTGTTGTCATTGGCGCTTAGAGAGCTCAAGCCGTACTCACCCGCCATCACACAGGAAGCCATTAGCGTAGTGGACGAAATGACACGCGCCGCCATCTTAGAGCTGCAAATGCGTAACAGCAAAGTGCATACCATTGACGATTGGCGTTTGATGGCCACCGGTAAGACTGGATCGCTGTTTGCCTTTTGCGGAACTTCTGTGGCGCTTTATGCTGGCGACAACTTTGCGGCGCAGGCCTTTAAGCAAGCTGGACATCACATCGGAACCGTGTTTCAACTTGTGGATGATTTAAGCGATCTTCAAGAAGATCTGAAAAATTTAGAAGGCTCTTACCCTAGGTTATTGTCACTCAACGGTCACACAGAGCCAGTAGACGCCTGCAAGGCAGAACTGCGCGTTCAAGCAGCGCTGGCTTTTGAATCATTAGGCAAATGGAGAGATACGGAGGGCGGCCAGCAAATTAAGATCTGGCTTGACCAATTATCATGTTTCGCTTCCTAATTTTAACACTGTTTTTGGCCTGGTTTATACCTTGGGTATTCGTGTTGCAGCTTGGCTTTGTCATCTACCGACCTTATGAACCAGATGGCCAAGAGCGCTATTGGAGAATTGCCGGCCCTCTTTTTAGCGACTGGGTCTCTACCAATGAAATTCCCGGCAGTTGTAAAAGAGCTTTGGTGGCATCTGAAGACATGAGCTTTTATGAGCATCATGGAATCGATCCTGAAAACATTCAAAAGGCCATGAAAAAAAACGAGAAGCGTGGCAAAATTCGCTTCGGCGCCAGCACGATTACTCAGCAAGTGGTGAAAAACCTATTTTTGTCGCGCAACAAAAGTTATTTGCGCAAATCAAGAGAAGTGATTGGAGCCCTGCTGCTCAATCTTACTATGACAAAAAAACAACAGCTGACTTGGTATTTCAACATCGTGGAGTTTGGGCCGCGCATCTATGGACTCAAAGCGGCCGCAAAAGCTTATTTTGGCAAAACGCCTCAAAGGCTAAATGCCAGCGAGTGCGCAATACTCATCGCTGGACTACCATCTCCGGTTAAAAACTTTCGAGCGTTCCGTCAACGCCAGTAACTAAAACCCATTGACGTTATGGCAGAGTTGATCCATTGATTTCAGTCTATGGATCATCATCAGTCTTGGTATGACTTGCTACCGGGGTATCCAGGCCATGGCGTACATCATATTGTTGCGGCCTTACTGGTTTTCGCCACGTTGTGTTTGATGGCGATTGTGAGCAATAGACGGCTAAAAAATCTTGAAGCTTGCCTCGTGCCGTCTCCCAAGCTTTCTATTTTAAATTTTTTCGAGATACTCATCGAAGGCTTGATGGGCCTGATGAAGGACATTATTGGCCACGATTACAAACGCCATGTTCCTTTGATTAGTACGCTGGCCCTGTTTATTTTATTTTCCAACTTACTTGGCCTCATTCCTGGATTTGTGCCGCCAACAGACAACTTAAATACGACACTCGCTTGCGGATTAATCGTGTTTATTTATTTCAATATTCAAGGCATCAGGGTTCAAGGCATTGGCCATATCACCCATCTGGCCAATCCAATTGGCGAATGGTGGGGTTGGTTCCTAGCGCCGCTTTTGTTTCCCATTGAATTGATCAGTATGAGCGTCAGACCCTTCTCGCTGGGCATTCGTTTGGCTGGCAATATGATCGGCGATCACAAGGTTTTATTTGCTTTTGCAGCGATTATGCCCTTTTTGCTGCCTTTGCCATTTTTCGCTTTGGGCCTGTTGGTTGGGCTTATCCAAACAGCGGTCTTTTGCATATTGAGTTGCGTTTACATTTCACTTCACACACAAGAAACAGGGAGTCACTAAGCTATGAAAAAGTTCATCGGCCTATTCGTCAGTTTTGCAGCCACCACCGTATTTGCCAATGAAGCCGCCCCAGTGGTCGTAGCCTCAACCGGCGTTAGCAACTTTGCCTGGTTCGCCATCGCCATCGGCATCATGATGGGCTTAGCCATTTTGGGTGGCGCACTTGGTCAAGGCCGTGCAGCAGCAGCAGCACTCGAGGGCATTGCTAGAAATCCTGGTGCATCAGGTAAAATTTTCGTGCCTATGATTTTGGGCATGGCATTGATCGAATCATTGGTGCTCTTTGGGCTATTGATTGCCTTCATGTTGTTTGGCAAGATTGCTTAATGACCGAAAGTTGGCGACAAGCCGTCCTCACGATTCCTGACTATGATTCCGACCGAGTCCAGCATCTTTTATTGGATCTCGGTGCACTGGGACTGCAAATCCAAGACGACGAATCGTTAGAAATACCCGAAAGGCCTTTTACGCCGCAACACATTGCTGTGGTAACGGGCACTTTTGACAAAAGCCCAGAGCTAGAAGCCCAAATCTCCGAAGCTTTTCCTGAATACGAAATTCATTTTCAGGATTTGATCGACGGCGATTGGGAAAACGAATTTATCCGAACCTGGCGAGCTTTTACAGTCGGGGAAAATATCTGGGTGGTTCCTTCCTGGGACGCGGACTTTATCGCTCCCAAGGGAGCACTCGTACTGAAAATGGATCCTGGCATGGCGTTTGGGACTGGGCATCATGAAACAACCACCCTATGCGCGCATGCTGTACGCGAAGCTGTTGAGACAGGCCGAAAGCAAGTTTTAGATGTCGGCACCGGAACTGGCATTTTGGCCATGATTGCCGCCAAATCTGGCGCAATAAAAATCGTCGGAACAGACAACGATCCGCTGGCGCTTCGCGTTGCAGAAGAAAATCTGGGTAAAAATGACCTTGCATTCGAACTTACGTTAAAAACCCCGGATCAATTCGGCCCTCAGTTCGACTTAGTGGTAGCCAACATCTTGGCAAATCCGTTGATTGAGTTAGCGCCTCAAATGGTGCAGGCGATGACCAGCGGTGGTCTATTGCTTTTAAGCGGCATCTTAAACTCACAGGCTTTAGGCGTACAACAAGCTTATGAGAATTTAGGCCTAACGCATTTGGCAACCAAACATCTGGGAGATTGGGTGCTTATCAGTCTATCAAACAGCAATATTTGATATTCAATCTAATAATATATTAAAATATAGTTTAAAGAGGTGTTTCAATGACCTATTTAAACATATTTGTAACCGCTATTTTCCTAGCTCTGATATCCGTAAACCCGACATTGGCAGCCGCGCCAGCAGTTGCAGGTAGCTTTATCATCAAAAGGAAAATGACATTTTTTTCGATGGCAAAATGCAAGCCCCAATCCCAGGTACATTGCACAACTCAACCCAATAATGACGCAAGCAGTGCGGCAACCGCAGCTGCCATTCATTCCAAAGCTCATACCAGCACGGTAAAACGTTATAATCGCTTACTACCGGGTTTAGAGCTCATCAAGGTAAATCCCGGTGCATCTACCGCATCTGCTGTGGCGGTATATCAGACGGAACCCAGCATTCAATTTATCGAAGCAAATTGGATTATTCATGGAACGTCACTCGAGCCCGATGATCCTTTTTTTAAATCTCAATGGTCGTTAAGAAACAACGGGCAATTTGGGGGAACCCTGGGCGTAGACCTGGGCGCACTTTCTGCATGGGATATCACTTTAGGTAGTCCAGCAGCCGTTGTGGGTGTTATTGATACGGGCGCGGACTATAATCATCCAGATCTCAAGAAAAACATCTGGGTAAACGCCCAAGAAATTCCAGGCAACAATCTAGACGACGACAAAAACGGATATATTGACGATGTTCACGGCGTTAATGTCATCACGCATACAGGTGATCCCATGGATGACAATGAACACGGAACTCATGTGGCCGGCATTATCGGCGCAGAGGCAAACAATGGCTTTGGCATTTCGGGTATTTCTCCAAATGTCACCATTATCCCTTGCAAATTCTTGGATGCGTCTGGATCAGGAGATACAGCCAGCGCGCTTGCTTGTTTAGAATATTTCGCCATTCTTGCCACGAGAACCAAGGATCCAATTAGTTTCGTAGCAACCAACAATTCATGGTCGGGTGGCGATACCATGCTCGCACTCCAAGAAGCTGTTGAAGCCCATAGAGATTTAGGTATCTTATTTATTGCCGCAGCCAGCAATGATTCACTGAACAATGACACGACGGTATCTGTGCCGGCAAACATTCCGGCGAGCAATGTCGTGACAGTAGCTGCAAGCGATCCGAAAGACGGCATCGCCACTTTTTCCAACTATGGCAAGCGCTCAGTGCACGTTGCCGCTCCCGGTGTCGCTATCTTTAGCACCGTGTTAGGAGACGATTATGGCTTTTTAGACGGGACATCCATGGCCGCACCATACGTCACTGGCCTCGCTGCGCTTCTCAAAGCGTCAGATCCAACGCTGGACTGGATATCGATCAAAAATTTAATTATATCGAGCGGACAACCTACCGTTGCCGCAAAGGAAAAAACGATTTCTGGTCGGAGAATCAAAGCCAGAGATATCAATGGGTTAGGCGCGCTGTCATGCAACAATCAAATTGTTACAGCCAGACTCGCGCCGAAATCAGACTCTTTGCGCATGAGAGTGGGGGAATCTTTGTCTTTGTCCACTCTAAAAATTAATTGCGCAAAATCAGCTCAAGTAGGCTTGCCACCAAGCACCGGACTACTCAACGATCTGGGCACCGGAGCCGACGCAGTTGCTTACGACGGCGTATTTAACGGCGTTTTTAAGCCTACTGTGCCTGCAACATATAATCTAATCTTTCCAGGAAACGATATTGTTGCTGTCACGGTTACCGAATAAATGCCCAAAAAAGGTGAGGCGTTCGATAGACTTAAAAAGACCCGCTGGATTATCCTTTATTTAGGAGAGGGGGCATGTTTATATTTAATCTCATTTTAATATTCTTTTTCGCTGTTTCCGCAAACGCAGCCGAAAGAGAAGCTAAGCCTGGCAGTTATTTAGTTAAGTGTAAAAAGGGAGCATCAGATTCAGAACTTGCTGCTCTCCACCAAAAAGCCCACGCTGTGGTTATCAAAAAATTCTTCATTCCCGTTGGGCTATATCTGATTCAAGTGGACGCAGGCGCGTCTTTCGAAGAAGCAGAAAACCTATATCGTTCCGACCCGCTGGTTGATTACATTGAGCCGAACTACGATACTCATGTTCAAGCACAGGTAAATGACCCTCTCTTTCCCATTCAATGGGCGCTAGGCCCACGCGGAGTTAATATTGAAAGCGCATGGTCAAAAACAATGGGCGACCGAAGCATTGTAGTTGGCCTCATCGATACGGGCATCGATTACACGCATCCTGATCTATATCGAAATATATGGAAAAACAGCTTGGAGATTCCCGGCAACGGTGTTGATGACGATAAGAACGGCTATATCGATGATATTTATGGGATCAATGCTATCACCGGCAGTGGGGATCCGATGGATGACAACGATCATGGTACACATATGGCAGGCATTATCGGCGCTGAAGGCAACAATCAAATTGGAATCTCAGGGGTATCTCCCAAAGTATCGATCGCTGCCTGCAAATTTATGAATGCGGACGGTAAAGGCGACATCGCATCCGCTATTACATGTCTAAACTATTTTGCCGAATTAGCTGATCGCAGCATAGAGCCCGTTACAATCATAGCTACCAACAATTCGTGGGTAGCAGGCTACCGACCCTCAGAAGCATTTTTCGCAGCCCTCAAAGAACATCAAAAACGAGGCATCCTATTCATTGCCGCGGCCAACACACGAGGAAATAACAATGATATACTGCCAGTATATCCTGCCAACCTAACATTGAGCAATGTGATCTCTGTCACCGCACACGATGCCGATGGAAAAGTTCTCCAGGGCGCTAATATAGGTAAACGCTCCGTGCATGTTGCTGCCCCTGGAGCCGATATCATTAGCACTGTAGCCCAGGGCAAATATGCCTACCTCAGCGGAACTTCCACAGCAACGGCCCACGTATCTGGAGCCGCGGCACTTCTAAAAGCCTCTGATACTAGCTTAGACTGGATTTCGATTAAGAATTTGCTGATTGACAGCGGTAAGCCTTTGACCGACAAAGAGATGAAAACCCTGTCCGGTAGACAAATACGGATGTGGGACAGCAGCGGATTTGGCGCGCTAACCTGCAAAGACCAAACAATAAACGCCCGCTTAAAACCCGTGGGTGACATCATTGTTATGAAACTCGGTGAATCTCTGGCTCTATCTGTGATAGACATCAATTGTGCACATGCTTCGGCAAAAACGCTTTTAACAGTTCTGCAGGGACCTACAAATTCATCGATTCGGATTGGGCTGAACGACCAAGGGGAAAAGGGCGATGATTGGCCCAACGATGGGGTCTTTAATGGCCAATTTACACCGGTCGCCAAAGGCAAATACCAACTCCACTTTCCGACTTCATTCGATAAAAAAGTATTAGTTACGGTTACCAACTAAATTTCCATCAAAAATTGAAAATATATTGTTACTTTGCCAATCGGTAGGCAGAGCCTCTAAATGGGTTGTGGTAATAAAGGTTTGCGCCTTTAAATGTTCAACCGCTCTCAAGAGCTGCATCGCGTGGTTTTGGTCGAGTTCACCGACAACATCGTCCAAAAGCAAGATAGGCACCAAGCCCCTATGTAAGAAAACCGTCTGAAGTTGCGCTATTTTAAGCGCCAGCACCAATATTCGCGCCTGACCTCTAGAGGCCGTATAGCGGGACGCGTGATCATTGATGCTAATCTCCATATCGTCCAAATGGGGACCGAGCAGCGTGGTCTTACGAATGCGTTCTTCATTCTTCATCCGCTCCAAACTTAGCTTTAAGTCGCCTTGGCTACTAGGACGATAAACCAGTTCGGAAGAAAGCTTCGATGCCGATAAGGCTTCAAGCGATCCGGCAAACCGCGGCCGAATCAATTCCAAAGCCTGCAATCGGGCTTTTTCAATAATACCGCCCGCCCCAGCCAAAACCTGCGTGAAAGAATCAAGTTCAACCAGGTCAATCAGAGGCTGTTTCAATAGTCTATTTCGCTGCAGCAAAACGCGTTCATATTGCCGGTAATACAACACATAATTAGGAAATAGACTTGCAGCAATTTGATCAAGCAGCCGCCTTCTTTGGGCGGCGCCGCCGGTAATAGCGCCTAAATCCTCAGGCACAAATGAAACAAGCGCCACTTTGTCAGCCAACACGTTAGAATCCCGCGTCGCTTTAGAGTTAACGCGAACCTTCTTGCCTTCCGAGTTAATCTGAACAGACACTGTGCCGAAATCAAAGGTAGTCTCAATACGAGCCTCTGGCGCACCAAATTGAATCAGATCAGCATTCTGTTTAATGGGCCTAATGGGCCTAAGTTGACAGCCCAATGAAATCGCATCGAGTAAATTAGTCTTACCGTGACCATTTGGGCCAATAAACAGGTTCATCCCTGGGAAGGGCTCGAGTTGAACAGATTGTAGATTTCTAAAGCATATTGCTTTAATGGATTTAAGATTCACGCTCGTTTAATGCAGCATCCAAACGGGTTTGATAATCTGCCTTAAGCTTCTTATCGCTTTCCTGCGCAAGTAATGACTGCAAGGTTTGGATACGTTGTTCATCAATTTTTGCAAGAGCAGGCCCAGATGCGCCATGCTCCTTCATAAAAGTTCTTAAGTAATCCAAAGCCAGCGCCTGAACGTTCGGATCTTTGTCCTCTGCCACCATGCGCTTCAGTAAATCGATTGAGGCGTCATATTGCTCCCGCGTCCATAAAAGCAGCGAATAGCTGAGGCGAGCATGACTGCGCGAGTCGCAATCAATCGTACAAGCAGACAACTTGGAGAATATGCTGGCAGCACCTTCCAAATCGTGCTCTTCGTGGAGCAAATATAGCCCTAAGCGGTACAAAACCCGCACAGCGGGCTCCGAGTCTCTAGAGAGCGCTAAAATCGCCTTTTTTGCCTTTTCGACATCCAAAATCGCGCGCTGGAGATTGGATAAAAGTTCCTCAGGATTGCCCATGGTTAAGTTATGCCATTAAAGAGCTTGCGAATGCAACTTTCTACCTGCCACCATCCAAAGCATCGCCTAGCATCCGAAGCATATCAATCAGCAAAAATCGCTCATAAAGATCCAAATCTTTGCGAGGCATATCCGCATCGCTTGCAAAAACCTTCGCTTCGTTCAGCAGTTGATACCCTGGCGATAGTTCTTCCGAATCCACCACCACAGATCGATATTGCTTCTTGCTCTTAGGATCTTCAAAAATCAGCTGCT
This window harbors:
- a CDS encoding S8 family peptidase, with amino-acid sequence MTYLNIFVTAIFLALISVNPTLAAAPAVAGSFIIKRKMTFFSMAKCKPQSQVHCTTQPNNDASSAATAAAIHSKAHTSTVKRYNRLLPGLELIKVNPGASTASAVAVYQTEPSIQFIEANWIIHGTSLEPDDPFFKSQWSLRNNGQFGGTLGVDLGALSAWDITLGSPAAVVGVIDTGADYNHPDLKKNIWVNAQEIPGNNLDDDKNGYIDDVHGVNVITHTGDPMDDNEHGTHVAGIIGAEANNGFGISGISPNVTIIPCKFLDASGSGDTASALACLEYFAILATRTKDPISFVATNNSWSGGDTMLALQEAVEAHRDLGILFIAAASNDSLNNDTTVSVPANIPASNVVTVAASDPKDGIATFSNYGKRSVHVAAPGVAIFSTVLGDDYGFLDGTSMAAPYVTGLAALLKASDPTLDWISIKNLIISSGQPTVAAKEKTISGRRIKARDINGLGALSCNNQIVTARLAPKSDSLRMRVGESLSLSTLKINCAKSAQVGLPPSTGLLNDLGTGADAVAYDGVFNGVFKPTVPATYNLIFPGNDIVAVTVTE
- a CDS encoding S8 family peptidase, translated to MFIFNLILIFFFAVSANAAEREAKPGSYLVKCKKGASDSELAALHQKAHAVVIKKFFIPVGLYLIQVDAGASFEEAENLYRSDPLVDYIEPNYDTHVQAQVNDPLFPIQWALGPRGVNIESAWSKTMGDRSIVVGLIDTGIDYTHPDLYRNIWKNSLEIPGNGVDDDKNGYIDDIYGINAITGSGDPMDDNDHGTHMAGIIGAEGNNQIGISGVSPKVSIAACKFMNADGKGDIASAITCLNYFAELADRSIEPVTIIATNNSWVAGYRPSEAFFAALKEHQKRGILFIAAANTRGNNNDILPVYPANLTLSNVISVTAHDADGKVLQGANIGKRSVHVAAPGADIISTVAQGKYAYLSGTSTATAHVSGAAALLKASDTSLDWISIKNLLIDSGKPLTDKEMKTLSGRQIRMWDSSGFGALTCKDQTINARLKPVGDIIVMKLGESLALSVIDINCAHASAKTLLTVLQGPTNSSIRIGLNDQGEKGDDWPNDGVFNGQFTPVAKGKYQLHFPTSFDKKVLVTVTN
- a CDS encoding ATP synthase F0 subunit C produces the protein MKKFIGLFVSFAATTVFANEAAPVVVASTGVSNFAWFAIAIGIMMGLAILGGALGQGRAAAAALEGIARNPGASGKIFVPMILGMALIESLVLFGLLIAFMLFGKIA
- the recF gene encoding DNA replication and repair protein RecF (All proteins in this family for which functions are known are DNA-binding proteins that assist the filamentation of RecA onto DNA for the initiation of recombination or recombinational repair.): MNLKSIKAICFRNLQSVQLEPFPGMNLFIGPNGHGKTNLLDAISLGCQLRPIRPIKQNADLIQFGAPEARIETTFDFGTVSVQINSEGKKVRVNSKATRDSNVLADKVALVSFVPEDLGAITGGAAQRRRLLDQIAASLFPNYVLYYRQYERVLLQRNRLLKQPLIDLVELDSFTQVLAGAGGIIEKARLQALELIRPRFAGSLEALSASKLSSELVYRPSSQGDLKLSLERMKNEERIRKTTLLGPHLDDMEISINDHASRYTASRGQARILVLALKIAQLQTVFLHRGLVPILLLDDVVGELDQNHAMQLLRAVEHLKAQTFITTTHLEALPTDWQSNNIFSIFDGNLVGNRN
- a CDS encoding polyprenyl synthetase family protein, with the translated sequence MDDFLSHIEVRLQSAFGSNTLLSQTGGHLCLASGAKRVRPLLTAYFGSALNIPAQDIIPFAISSELIHSASLLHDDVVDAGEMRRGRPTVNAQWSNSVAVLSGNHLLSLALRELKPYSPAITQEAISVVDEMTRAAILELQMRNSKVHTIDDWRLMATGKTGSLFAFCGTSVALYAGDNFAAQAFKQAGHHIGTVFQLVDDLSDLQEDLKNLEGSYPRLLSLNGHTEPVDACKAELRVQAALAFESLGKWRDTEGGQQIKIWLDQLSCFAS
- the ppk1 gene encoding polyphosphate kinase 1, which codes for MMYLDRDLSQLSFHSRVLELAEDINIPILERLKFLCISSSNLDEFFEIRVASLKQKALAGLGNHELLAQISREAHQLVEKQYHILNNVLRPLLTQEGIQLNRRSEWTTRHEQWTSEYFTQELLPILSPIGLDPAHPFPKIPNKSLNFIVALEGKDAFGREIGMAVVPAPRALPRLIRVPAAYTEMEYEFISLAAIIRAHVHILFPDMQVTQSYQFRVTRNSNLFVDEEEVEDLLTSLEGELPSRRYGDAVRLEIESDCPERLVEFLRHHFLLTPEDVYCVNGPVNLSRLSILEELVDRPALKYPTLTPNHQTISFASLQKSDLLMLHPFESFAAIADLLKQASQDPDVLVIKQTLYRTGADSVIVDYLLDAARLGKEVMVVIELRARFDEEANISLAARLQQAGVHVVYGVVGYKTHAKMLLIVRREATGLTRYVHLGTGNYHSKTTRQYTDYSFLTCDAAFGDDVHQIFMELTGLSKVGELQKCLDAPFLLRKAFKDKIEREIAHKNAGRPAHIKAKMNGLADLEMMELLEKAAQAGVQVDLIVRGMCSLKPAANLKIRSVLGRFLEHARVYYFENNGDPEVYLSSADLMTRNLSQRIEVAFPIENAELQKRVIHESIDLYWLDNSASFDLQEDGSYRRSAVIGEKISAQEKLLLELASERKES
- the atpB gene encoding F0F1 ATP synthase subunit A encodes the protein MDHHQSWYDLLPGYPGHGVHHIVAALLVFATLCLMAIVSNRRLKNLEACLVPSPKLSILNFFEILIEGLMGLMKDIIGHDYKRHVPLISTLALFILFSNLLGLIPGFVPPTDNLNTTLACGLIVFIYFNIQGIRVQGIGHITHLANPIGEWWGWFLAPLLFPIELISMSVRPFSLGIRLAGNMIGDHKVLFAFAAIMPFLLPLPFFALGLLVGLIQTAVFCILSCVYISLHTQETGSH
- a CDS encoding 50S ribosomal protein L11 methyltransferase, with the protein product MTESWRQAVLTIPDYDSDRVQHLLLDLGALGLQIQDDESLEIPERPFTPQHIAVVTGTFDKSPELEAQISEAFPEYEIHFQDLIDGDWENEFIRTWRAFTVGENIWVVPSWDADFIAPKGALVLKMDPGMAFGTGHHETTTLCAHAVREAVETGRKQVLDVGTGTGILAMIAAKSGAIKIVGTDNDPLALRVAEENLGKNDLAFELTLKTPDQFGPQFDLVVANILANPLIELAPQMVQAMTSGGLLLLSGILNSQALGVQQAYENLGLTHLATKHLGDWVLISLSNSNI
- a CDS encoding biosynthetic peptidoglycan transglycosylase; its protein translation is MFRFLILTLFLAWFIPWVFVLQLGFVIYRPYEPDGQERYWRIAGPLFSDWVSTNEIPGSCKRALVASEDMSFYEHHGIDPENIQKAMKKNEKRGKIRFGASTITQQVVKNLFLSRNKSYLRKSREVIGALLLNLTMTKKQQLTWYFNIVEFGPRIYGLKAAAKAYFGKTPQRLNASECAILIAGLPSPVKNFRAFRQRQ
- a CDS encoding tetratricopeptide repeat protein gives rise to the protein MGEKAEHEGFFWGKGDKIKHFTLSSISGKGALIAIGAILLGSGAGYFGWRALYPANQPVMMAVKPILPKAQPAADDAAQARKAFAEGKREESVAFFQKATAKSPDDISLLNDFAYVLWQLGRLPEAEDIYQKVSIKDPNCAVCLNNWAMIKVKQDQLLEAERLFNRAIIADASYTEPLFNIAVLYEGHGDLARAKFFYEEFIQKKREKKEGKDEIVAQVKARLEKLNEAH